A segment of the Bacteroidales bacterium WCE2008 genome:
GCGGATATAATCCGACAGTGGATGAGTGGGATGATGAGATCATCGATATACCAATCAGCTGACAATTATATTAACATTAACAAATACCCTATTTATGAAAAACAGTTTTCTTTACTTGTTGGTTGCAGGTGTGGTAGTCGCATCCTGCGCCAAGTCAGAAACAGTTGATTCCGCCAAGGAAGTTTCTTTCGAACCTGCCAGTATTCCAGTTACAAGGGCTGCAGTTGCAACTACGGCGTTCCCTGATGACAACGTAATCTACGTGTCCGCTTCGAACAACAAGACCAAGTTCTTCGAGGGCAAGACCTTCAAGAAGGACGGCACTGTATGGAAGAATTTCGAGGGCGCAGTCCAGACTCCTCTCTACTGGCCTCTCGGCGGTGCAGGCAGCTTCGACTTCCTCGCCTACAGCACCACTCTTGACGCTACTGCAGTATGGGGCGACGGCGACCCTGCATCCGACGATGATGTGGCAGGTCTCGTAAAGATCACCTATCCTGCCAACTATGCTGCTCCGGCAGCAGGCGTGAAAGCCACCCAGGACGACCTGCTCTATGCTACCACTTCTTCTTCATCAAGGAATAACGCTCTCCCTATCGAGTTCAAGCATGCTCTCGCATGGGTAAACTTCATGGTTAAGTCAAACATCCCTGTAGACATAAAGAAGATCGAGCTCGTGGATGTTTTCACTGAAGGTGTCTTCACCATCGACCAGACTTCCAACACCCCTCAGGTTTCATGGGAACCTGGCGCCCGTGCCGACAAGGCAATTCTTACCTATGTGGATGACGATACAGAGAATGTATTAGCTTCAGTCGATATCGACGGCTCTGTCAATGCGCTTGATACAGACCATGCATTCGGCGACATGGGTATCCTTCTCCCTGCGCAGACTATCCCTAACTTCAGGATCACCTACAGCACTGACGGCGTAAACGACCTCGTCTATGTCGTTAACAGCGTGCGCAGTACTTGGGAGAACGGCAAGAAGTATACTTACAAGTTTGCCATGACTTTCAACGAGATTACTCTTGATCCAAGCGTAACTCTTTACGACGAAAGTACCGGAATGCCGATTAACCTCTAGTAATGGGTAACAAGATTATCAATATCGTGTCTGCTCTGCTCCTGGTTGCAGGATTTGCTTCCTGCGACCGGGAGGGGCGCATGATACCTGAGCCTCAGGAAGAGATAGCCGTATCTCCGGGCTTGCAGACACGCGCGGTAATCTCGGGCCCTGAAATGCCTGACGGTTTCCATATCTGGGTCTCATCATGGCTCAATGACGATGTGTATCCCGGCGGCGGACTGAACTATTTCACCGGCGTCGAGTTTGCCAAGGACGGCACTGAGTGGAGATCGGATCCGGCAAGATATTGGCCGCTGTCCGGCACCCTTGACTTCCTGGGCATAGCTGCGGATCCGGCTGAGCTGACCCTTGGATTCAACTGGGATTCTGCCAAGAATGTAAGCCGGGTCGAAGTTGATGTCCCGGATACATATGACTCGCAGTCAGAGGTGTTCTACGCTGCATCATACCCTCTCGAGGGCTTCCACGGCAGCGTTCCGATGGAGTATCACCGCAGCCAGGCCGTGCTTCGTTTCATGATCAGGACGGACGTGCTCGACCTGATAAAGGTCGATGACATCACTATCAAGGACCTTTATACGGCAGGCACCCTGACGGTTGAGGGAGACGGTCCGCTCAAGGCGAGCTGGGATTTCAGCTCGGCGACCGCTTCGGACCGCGCAGTCCCGAAGCCTTCGGCTACATATGTCTTCGAACCGGGAGGCTCCTTCGAGGAGTTCGGTCTGGGCATCTTGGTGCCGGAGCAGAAGAACAAGACGTTCACCATAACCTTCCGCCAGAGGGCCAATACCGGCATCGCCTGGGACTCCGACCTGGTGCTGGAAGAGACTTTTACCTTTGACGACAATTTCCGTATGTGGTTCATGGGCAAGCAGTATGTCTATAAAATCGACATTTCCCTTTCGACAATTACTGTCGAGCCTGTAATAGAAGACGGATTTATTTAATGAAGACAGCATATCATATAGTTTATTTCGTACTGCCGCTTCTTTTGGCTGCGGGAGCATGTTCGGAACATAACGGACCGGAATCGCAGGATCAGCCTGTCGCTGACCATGATTCCCCGATCGTCGTGGATATGCCCGGGACAAAGGGCGTCGATCCGCTGACGACCGCCACCCTTGTCGATTTCGACATGTCTGCCATATGGAATTTTAACGGGACTTCCACCAACACGTGGTACCTGAAGCAGGAAAAGGTGACAAAGTCCGGCTCGGTCTGGACCACGACCCCGCCTTCCTACTGGACGGTCACCGGCAACCTGAGCTTCTTCATGTATGCTCCTTCTTCCGCTTCATCCCCGGGCATAGAACCTGTATTCCCGACGACCGGGATGCCTGGAGTGCGATATACTCCGAGCGTGACCAACATCGAGAACCAGGCGGACCTGTGCCTGGCCCGTCCTGTCCTCAATGCTACCAAGCACATCGGTCCTGTTCCTGCCGAGTTCCACCACTCCCTTACGCAGATCTGGTTCGACATGAACTATAAGGGCACTCCTCCGGGAACGTATTC
Coding sequences within it:
- a CDS encoding Fimbrillin-like, with amino-acid sequence MKNSFLYLLVAGVVVASCAKSETVDSAKEVSFEPASIPVTRAAVATTAFPDDNVIYVSASNNKTKFFEGKTFKKDGTVWKNFEGAVQTPLYWPLGGAGSFDFLAYSTTLDATAVWGDGDPASDDDVAGLVKITYPANYAAPAAGVKATQDDLLYATTSSSSRNNALPIEFKHALAWVNFMVKSNIPVDIKKIELVDVFTEGVFTIDQTSNTPQVSWEPGARADKAILTYVDDDTENVLASVDIDGSVNALDTDHAFGDMGILLPAQTIPNFRITYSTDGVNDLVYVVNSVRSTWENGKKYTYKFAMTFNEITLDPSVTLYDESTGMPINL
- a CDS encoding Fimbrillin-like, whose translation is MGNKIINIVSALLLVAGFASCDREGRMIPEPQEEIAVSPGLQTRAVISGPEMPDGFHIWVSSWLNDDVYPGGGLNYFTGVEFAKDGTEWRSDPARYWPLSGTLDFLGIAADPAELTLGFNWDSAKNVSRVEVDVPDTYDSQSEVFYAASYPLEGFHGSVPMEYHRSQAVLRFMIRTDVLDLIKVDDITIKDLYTAGTLTVEGDGPLKASWDFSSATASDRAVPKPSATYVFEPGGSFEEFGLGILVPEQKNKTFTITFRQRANTGIAWDSDLVLEETFTFDDNFRMWFMGKQYVYKIDISLSTITVEPVIEDGFI
- a CDS encoding Fimbrillin-like, yielding MKTAYHIVYFVLPLLLAAGACSEHNGPESQDQPVADHDSPIVVDMPGTKGVDPLTTATLVDFDMSAIWNFNGTSTNTWYLKQEKVTKSGSVWTTTPPSYWTVTGNLSFFMYAPSSASSPGIEPVFPTTGMPGVRYTPSVTNIENQADLCLARPVLNATKHIGPVPAEFHHSLTQIWFDMNYKGTPPGTYSVLVEDIRLRNVRGVATATFSASAPYFDWTDYGPADCTYELKLSSSHLRSDYLPAWPAAEIPVQNTLGRLYLLPQTLDSSADIEITYSFFDTSHTPNVRQATFTKTVSIPSSSQWPADRSVHYKITLDVGESTPVSLTGYTIDDWTESGNNHVDIEFD